One stretch of Psilocybe cubensis strain MGC-MH-2018 chromosome 6, whole genome shotgun sequence DNA includes these proteins:
- a CDS encoding Short-chain dehydrogenase/reductase VdtF: MSGSFPSPSTSGMSLLDPDPIDMRTLPPLHPSNLFDVEGLVVVITGGGTGIGLMMARALENNGASVYIVGRRLEVLERAAAENNNFDKIFPIEGDVTDRDSLLNVVEEVRSRHGYIDLLINNAGIARNLYPHPLPSPSDEVNVGSPPSPPASPARSPNVPSIKAFQNALWDCGSPEDFAETFLTNAIFDGNVWPFHFQTLQLGSRDRLTIRLMFYRSRHPDPSD, from the exons TGATATGCGCACTTTGCCCCCTTTACATCCCTCCAACCTTTTTGATGTGGAGGGTCTTGTTGTGGTCATCACTGGAGGTGGAACAG GTATTGGGCTCATGATGGCCAGAGCTTTGGAGAACAACGGCGCTTCTGTATATATCGTTGGTCGTAGGTTGGAGGTTCTTGAAAGAGCGGCGGCAGAAAACAAC AACTTTGATAAAATCTTCCCTATTGAAGGAGATGTCACGGACCGAGATAGTTTGTTAAATGTAGTAGAGGAAGTCCGGTCCCGACACGGTTACATCGACTTGCTTATCAACAATGCCGGGATTGCCAGAAACTTGTACCCACATCCCTTACCTTCTCCCTCCGATGAAGTTAATGTCGGTTCTCCTCCCTCGCCTCCTGCTTCGCCTGCGCGCAGTCCGAATGTTCCGTCTATTAAAGCGTTTCAGAATGCACTTTGGGATTGTGGATCGCCAGAGGACTTTGCAGAAACATTCCTAACGAAT gCAATATTCGACGGCAACGTCTGGCCTTTCCACTTCCAGACCCTACAGCTGGGCTCTCGCGACCGCCTTACCATACGTCTCATGTTCTATCGGTCTCGTCATCCGGATCCTTCCGACTAG